A single region of the Streptomyces sp. NBC_01803 genome encodes:
- a CDS encoding NAD(P)/FAD-dependent oxidoreductase has translation MGTDQYDVAILGSGMAGGMLGAVLARNGVKVLLLDAGTHPRFAVGESTIPYTSGMTRLVADRYQVPEIKALSSFKGIRERVSRNCGQKQNFGFVYHREGESQNPQEINQLVVPSVLRTETHLFRQDIDAYLFHVAVKYGAKPRLGTRISDIETDPDTGVVLRTENGEEFRASYVVDGSGFRSPLADKFGLRETPTRARTHSRCIFTHMIGVEPFDKAPAARQHDQPNPWHHGTLHHVFDGGWLWVIPFDNHPESLNPLCSVGLTLDPRVFPKGEMTPQQEFDAFLRRFPDIAHQFRGASAVRPWVSTGRLQYSAKQVVGERFCLTSHAAGFIDALYSRGLTNTLELVNALGWRIIEASKDGDWSLERFGYLENLQQGLFDFHDDLVASSFVGFRDYELWNAVNRTWMLGTMLGNVMLEDAYYRFERTGNDAVFRELEQHGHPGSPLPVSSGFNEMGVLTRDLCRAVEDGTEQPGDAARKILDYIGDADFIAPSFKFGERDTRCFAMSPAKMLSNARWCRKDAPPEIGQRMINASKGLVRMRLRAGK, from the coding sequence ATGGGCACCGATCAGTACGATGTGGCGATCCTCGGCAGCGGAATGGCCGGCGGCATGCTCGGAGCGGTTCTGGCGAGGAACGGGGTCAAGGTCCTGTTGCTCGACGCGGGCACGCATCCGCGTTTCGCGGTGGGTGAGTCGACGATTCCCTACACCTCGGGAATGACCAGGCTGGTCGCCGACCGCTACCAGGTACCCGAGATCAAGGCACTGTCCAGCTTCAAGGGCATCAGGGAGCGGGTCTCCCGCAACTGCGGCCAGAAGCAGAACTTCGGATTCGTCTATCACCGCGAGGGAGAGTCCCAGAATCCGCAGGAGATCAACCAGCTGGTCGTGCCGTCCGTGCTGAGGACCGAGACGCACCTCTTCCGGCAGGACATCGACGCGTATCTCTTCCACGTCGCCGTCAAATACGGCGCGAAGCCCAGGCTGGGTACCAGGATCAGCGACATCGAGACGGACCCGGACACCGGGGTCGTCCTGCGCACCGAGAACGGGGAGGAATTCCGGGCCAGTTACGTCGTGGACGGCAGCGGCTTCCGTTCACCGCTGGCCGATAAGTTCGGGCTGCGGGAGACGCCCACCCGGGCACGCACACACTCGCGTTGCATCTTCACCCACATGATCGGTGTGGAGCCCTTCGACAAGGCGCCGGCCGCGCGGCAGCACGACCAGCCCAACCCCTGGCACCACGGCACCCTGCACCACGTCTTCGACGGCGGCTGGCTGTGGGTCATCCCGTTCGACAACCACCCGGAGTCCCTCAACCCGCTGTGCAGCGTCGGCCTCACCCTGGACCCGCGCGTCTTCCCCAAGGGGGAGATGACCCCGCAGCAGGAGTTCGACGCCTTCCTGCGGCGCTTCCCGGACATCGCCCACCAGTTCCGCGGCGCCTCGGCGGTGCGTCCCTGGGTCTCCACCGGCCGGCTCCAGTACTCGGCCAAGCAGGTCGTCGGCGAGCGCTTCTGTCTCACCTCCCACGCGGCCGGGTTCATCGACGCGCTCTACTCCCGTGGCCTGACCAACACCCTGGAGCTCGTCAACGCCCTGGGCTGGCGCATCATCGAAGCCTCCAAGGACGGCGACTGGTCGCTGGAGCGGTTCGGGTATCTGGAGAATCTGCAGCAGGGACTCTTCGACTTCCACGACGACCTCGTCGCCAGCTCGTTCGTCGGATTCAGGGACTACGAGCTGTGGAACGCGGTGAACCGGACCTGGATGCTCGGGACCATGCTCGGGAACGTCATGCTCGAAGACGCCTACTACCGCTTCGAACGCACGGGGAACGACGCGGTGTTCCGCGAACTGGAGCAGCACGGTCACCCCGGCTCGCCGCTGCCGGTCAGCTCCGGGTTCAACGAGATGGGCGTTCTCACCCGGGATCTGTGCCGTGCTGTCGAGGACGGCACGGAACAGCCCGGAGACGCCGCCCGCAAGATTCTGGACTACATCGGCGACGCCGACTTCATCGCCCCTTCCTTCAAATTCGGCGAACGCGACACCCGTTGCTTCGCCATGTCACCGGCCAAGATGCTGTCCAACGCCCGGTGGTGCCGCAAGGACGCGCCGCCGGAGATCGGGCAGCGCATGATCAACGCCAGCAAGGGGCTGGTGCGGATGCGGCTGCGCGCCGGTAAATAG